From the genome of Nitrospirae bacterium CG2_30_53_67:
AGATGACACCCATATCAAGGAAGGCGACATGGTCAAGCGGACCGGACGGATCGTCGAGGCGCCTGTGGGTGACGCCATGCTCGGCCGCGTGGTGAATGCCCTGGGCCAGCCCATTGACGGGAAGGGACCGATTGAGTGCAAGGAGACCCGGAAGATGGAAATCAAGGCGCCGGGGATCATCGCACGCCAGCCCGTGAAGGAGCCCCTGCAGACCGGGATCAAGGCCATCGACTCCATGATCCCCATCGGAAGAGGCCAGCGTGAACTGATCATCGGCGACAGGCAGACGGGGAAGACGGCCATAGCCGTGGACACCATCATCAACCAGAAGAACACCGATGTCTTCTGCATCTATGTGGCCATCGGGCAGAAGCGGTCCACCGTGGCCCAGGTGGTGCAGAAGCTTGAGGAATACGGGGCCATGGATTACACCATCGTGGTGGCGGCCACGGCCAGCGAGCCGGCGCCGCTCCAGTATATTGCGCCTTACATGGGGTGCACCATCGGCGAGTACTACCGGGACAGCGGACGGCATGCCGTCATCTTCTATGACGACCTTTCAAAACAGGCCGTTGCCTACCGGCAGCTTTCGCTGCTGCTCAGACGCCCGCCGGGCCGCGAGGCCTATCCGGGCGATGTCTTCTACCTTCACTCCCGGCTCCTTGAAAGAGCGGCCAAGATGAGCGAAGACAAAGGCGGCGGTTCCCTGACTGCACTGCCCATCATTGAGACCCAGGCTAATGACGTCTCCGCCTACATCCCGACCAACGTGATCTCCATCACCGATGGACAGATTTTCCTGGAGTCCAACCTTTTCTATTCCGGCATCCGGCCGGCCGTGAACGTGGGCCTTTCGGTCTCCCGTGTGGGCGGCGCCGCACAGATCAAGGCCATGAAACAGGTGGCCGGCCGACTCCGTCTGGATCTGGCCCAGTACCGCGAGCTCGCGGCCTTCGCCCAGTTCGGAAGCGATCTGGACAAGGCCACCCAGCAGCAGTTGAACCGAGGGGCCAAGACCGTGGAGATCCTCAAACAGGGTCAATATGTTCCCATGCCCGTGGAAATGCAGATCATCAGTATCTTTGCAGCCTCACGAGGTTATCTGGATGATATCGCTATAGACCAGGTCACGAAATTCGAAAAGGACCTGCACAAGTTTGTAGAAGAGAGGCGCCCCGAACTTCGAGAGGAGATTCTGAAGAAGGGAAGCATCGACAGCGGCCTTGAGGCCGGGATCAAGAAGGTGATCGAAGAGTTTAAGAGCGGATTCAACGTATAAATTTAAACTGAACAAGAGAGGAAAAATTCCTAAGAAATGGCCAGTCTACGCGACATCCGGAGGCGGATCGCCTCCATTAAAAATACACAGCAGATTACCAAGGCCATGAAGATGGTGGCTGCGGCCAAGATGAAGAAGGCCCAGGGCGCCATATTGTCGGCACGCCCCTATGCCAAGAAGATGCATACGGTTTTATCCAGTCTGGCCGCACGGACCGGCGAAGAGGCCCATCCGCTCCTCAGGGTTCGAGAGGAGGACCGGGTGGG
Proteins encoded in this window:
- a CDS encoding F0F1 ATP synthase subunit alpha, with amino-acid sequence MDIKAAEISELIKKQISEFETGIDVAEVGAVISVGDGIARVFGLENCMSGEYLEFTGGIMGIALNLEQDNVGAVLLGDDTHIKEGDMVKRTGRIVEAPVGDAMLGRVVNALGQPIDGKGPIECKETRKMEIKAPGIIARQPVKEPLQTGIKAIDSMIPIGRGQRELIIGDRQTGKTAIAVDTIINQKNTDVFCIYVAIGQKRSTVAQVVQKLEEYGAMDYTIVVAATASEPAPLQYIAPYMGCTIGEYYRDSGRHAVIFYDDLSKQAVAYRQLSLLLRRPPGREAYPGDVFYLHSRLLERAAKMSEDKGGGSLTALPIIETQANDVSAYIPTNVISITDGQIFLESNLFYSGIRPAVNVGLSVSRVGGAAQIKAMKQVAGRLRLDLAQYRELAAFAQFGSDLDKATQQQLNRGAKTVEILKQGQYVPMPVEMQIISIFAASRGYLDDIAIDQVTKFEKDLHKFVEERRPELREEILKKGSIDSGLEAGIKKVIEEFKSGFNV